The Salvelinus fontinalis isolate EN_2023a chromosome 39, ASM2944872v1, whole genome shotgun sequence genome has a window encoding:
- the LOC129838856 gene encoding protein mono-ADP-ribosyltransferase PARP12-like encodes MVTDMDTTALIYKVLCAQNGSFELGELHANISTMEDDLESVLGNQEMFTRAVSKGNKLIVAKTKMRLCRANGCSGCSNLHLCKFYLYGTCPSNERQGCRLCHEMTSEHNIRVLREHYLEELDRKELCTLLLQNDNALLPPVCFTYNKGSGEYGYCPDKGSCRRLHVCERYITGTCAADVDCGRSHDFYEPHPLNTLQQRGVPNELVASILSTYRNIQAIGHTNDASNTLCKKDSDCLLKSKALPSHWDKSSVPETGFKRVALQSSSAEHKNILDFFHHTMTGFSVKSIERVQNWILWEVFSWQGDVMRKTNAGKDNEKQLFYGTDSKHVDAICLQNMDWRIGGTQGTPYGQGSYFSKDAKFSHSYTSQSGVRSMFVCRVLVGNYTQGHSSYLCPPSKDGSHTTSYDSCVDDIYNPSVFMVVGKHQVYPEYLIQYREGSRPETYVPSPNFVQNQSHHKMHWQPIPVMLHSQATPVLPNNARFRSPCPTGQRTPRPTLTHASAQFGSLNSLTHPLFQPGLMTYVSHPPPWVGSMTSIPRAPPSRTRRSQFTKMKAKSKSMASLDNL; translated from the exons ATGGTGACTGACATGGATACAACAGCTCTGATCTACAAGGTCCTCTGTGCCCAAAATGGGTCCTTTGAGCTGGGAGAATTACATGCCAACATTAGCACGATGGAAGATGACCTGGAAAGTGTTTTAGGGAATCAGGAGATGTTTACCAGGGCTGTCTCTAAGGGAAACAAACTGATAGTTGCCAAGACGAAGATGAGGTTATGCAGAGCTAATGGATGTAGTGGCTGCAGCAATTTACACCTGTGTAAGTTTTATCTGTATGGAACATGTCCATCCAATGAGAG ACAAGGATGCCGTCTCTGCCATGAGATGACATCAGAGCATAACATCAGAGTCCTGAGAGAGCATTATCTGGAGGAACTGGACAGGAAGGAGCTTTGTACATTACTGCTGCAGAATGACAACGCCCTTTTACCCCCA GTTTGCTTCACATACAACAAAGGTAGTGGAGAGTATGGCTATTGTCCTGACAAAGGGAGCTGCAGAAGACTCCATGTCTGTGAGCGCTACATTACAGGAACCTGTGCTGCAGACGTGGACTGTGGCAGGTCTCACGACTTCTACGAGCCCCACCCACTCAACACCCTGCAGCAGAGGGGAGTACCTAATGAACTGGTGGCATCCATATTGTCCACCTACCGCAACATCCAGGCAATCGGGCATACTAATGATGCTAGTAACACACTTTG CAAAAAAGACTCTGACTGCCTGCTGAAATCCAAAGCTTTACCCAGTCACTGGGATAAATCTTCAGTACCTGAAACTGGATTCAAG AGGGTTGCTCTGCAGAGTTCCTCAGCTGAGCACAAGAATATTCTGGATTTTTTCCATCATACTATGACTGGCTTCAGTGTGAAGAGTATTGAGAGGGTGCAGAATTGGATCCTGTGGGAGGTCTTTTCGTG GCAAGGAGATGTGATGAGAAAAACAAACGCAGGGAAGGACAATGAGAAGCAGCTCTTCTATGGAACAGACTCCAAACACGTGGACGCTATATGCCTGCAGAACATGGACTGGAGGATCGGTGGAACACAAGGAACACCCTATGGGCAAG GAAGCTACTTTTCTAAGGATGCCAAGTTCTCCCACAGCtacaccagccagtcaggagttAGGTCCATGTTTGTTTGTCGTGTGCTGGTGGGAAATTACACACAAGGACACTCCAGCTACCTCTGCCCCCCTTCAAAAGATGGAAGTCACACCACTTcctatgacagctgtgtggatgATATCTACAACCCCTCTGTATTTATGGTGGTCGGGAAGCACCAGGTTTACCCAGAGTACCTTATTCAGTACAGGGAAGGGTCCAGGCCTGAGACCTATGTTCCATCACCTAACTTTGTCCAAAACCAGAGCCACCACAAAATGCACTGGCAACCTATTCCAGTCATGCTACACTCACAAGCCACCCCTGTGCTGCCCAACAATGCAAGGTTCAGATCTCCTTGCCCAACAGGACAGAGAACCCCCAGGCCTACCTTGACACATGCTTCTGCACAGTTTGGCTCCCTGAACTCCTTGACACATCCATTGTTTCAGCCAGGTCTGATGACTTACGTTTCTCATCCACCACCCTGGGTCGGCTCTATGACCTCCATACCACGCGCACCTCCATCAAGGACAAGAAGATCACAGTTTACTAAAATGAAAGCAAAAAGTAAATCTATGGCATCACTAGATAATCTATAa
- the LOC129838647 gene encoding mucin-2-like isoform X2 has product MSLGFSEVHRPSTVSSVTEPICVLTTEWAWFWEDEYGKWVQYASIKEMHRLSSITSEDLEKRFQEDQSAVVKFTAGQQSYELSFRDMTQKNKRYGTVRMVRRRPVLVSTADSRTNRTCNSSQNFRDVPGFWDKSAIPDIGYKTVTLLSSDRDYQKVQRLFNNTMRGFQITSIERVQNRDLWEVFQWKRDLMKKNSGGKNSKELHLFHGTDPKNVDAICRDNFDWRLCGTNGTVYGEGSYFARDAKYSHCFISHSGVRSMFVCRVLVGDYTQGNSDLRRPPPKGEGSPTLYDSCVDNVLNPSIYVVFEKHQVYPEFLIKYDDGVMHLSSSAPAPPKTVSIQSTYIVQYPTSNRIQAAAAAATLSNSRVPSTSTLNPSQAATTFSNPTNSLPPSRLPKPAQTSLGFSQSAVIMKLAPSSQLVDTTLGQANWSYTPSFSKLPHKLITQASTTSRTPTTPPSTPSYTPTTPSYTLPTPASTPSYTRITPASTLSYTRVTPASTPPPKRITPASIPSRTRITPASTPSRTRITPASTPTTPASTPSRTPTTPASTLSYTRITPASTPSRTPTSPASTPSRTPTTPASTPSRTPTTPASTPSRTLTPSVSAPSRTLITPGTAHTRTLIRSSNPFRTLTTPASPPSRTLSRSTDTPSQAHTSSTTTTHSLPASSTSHSLSPSYSLSTPYHTPSHSSYTPTSTDSSTLLGSHHSTSTTTSDTSATITSSRVQDLIKQFGGQSSTC; this is encoded by the exons ATGAGCCTTGGATTCAGTGAAGTTCACCGTCCCTCCACAGTTTCATCTGTGACCGAGCCCATCTGCGTACTCACCACAGAGTGGGCGTGGTTCTGGGAGGACGAGTACGGCAAATGGGTCCAGTACGCATCCATT AAAGAGATGCACAGATTGTCATCCATCACCAGTGAAGACCTTGAGAAAAGGTTCCAGGAGGATCAAAGTGCTGTGGTGAAGTTCACTGCAGGCCAGCAGTCTTATGAGCTGAGTTTCAGAG ACATGACGCAAAAAAACAAAAGATACGGTACTGTAAGGATGGTCAGGCGTCGTCCTGTGCTTGTTTCAACTGCAGACAGCAG GACAAATAGAACATGCAACTCCTCTCAGAATTTCAGAGATGTTCCTGGATTTTGGGACAAGTCTGCCATACCTGACATTGGATATAAG ACAGTCACTCTTCTGAGTTCTGACAGGGACTATCAGAAGGTCCAGAGACTTTTCAACAACACCATGAGGGGCTTCCAAATCACCAGCATCGAGAGGGTCCAAAACAGGGACCTCTGGGAAGTCTTCCAGTG GAAAAGAGATTTGATGAAGAAAAACAGTGGAGGTAAAAACAGCAAGGAGCTACATCTCTTCCACGGAACGGACCCAAAAAACGTAGACGCCATTTGCAGAGATAACTTCGACTGGAGGCTGTGTGGAACAAATGGAACTGTGTATGGCGAAG GGAGTTACTTTGCCAGGGATGCCAAGTACTCACACTGCTTCATCAGCCACTCAGGAGTGAGGTCCATGTTTGTTTGTCGGGTGCTTGTTGGTGACTACACACAAGGGAACTCGGACCTCCGTCGCCCCCCTCCAAAAGGCGAGGGAAGCCCCACTCtctatgacagctgtgtggacaATGTCCTGAACCCATCCATATATGTGGTGTTTGAAAAGCACCAGGTGTACCCCGAGTTCCTCATCAAATACGATGATGGCGTCATGCACTTGTCCTCTTCGGCTCCAGCTCCTCCCAAAACTGTCTCTATCCAATCCACTTACATAGTCCAATACCCAACATCCAACCGGATTCAAGCAGCAGCAGCTGCTGCTACGCTGTCAAACTCTCGAGTTCCATCCACTTCCACTTTGAATCCATCTCAAGCAGCCACCACTTTCTCTAATCCAACCAATTCTCTTCCCCCTTCACGTCTCCCAAAACCCGCCCAAACCTCATTGGGATTCAGTCAATCTGCAGTCATCATGAAGCTAGCCCCAAGTTCTCAATTGGTGGATACCACCCTAGGCCAAGCTAATTGGTCTTACACTCCCTCATTCAGCAAACTCCCTCATAAACTTATTACCCAAGCCAGCACCACCTCTCGTACACCCACTACCCCACCCAGCACCCCCTCTTATACACCCACTACCCCCTCTTATACACTacctaccccagccagtaccccctCTTATACACGCATTACCCCAGCTAGTACCCTGTCTTATACACGCgttaccccagccagtaccccccCTCCTAAACGCATTACcccagccagtatcccctctcgTACACGCattaccccagccagtaccccctCTCGTACACGCATTACCCCAGCCAGTACACCcactaccccagccagtaccccctCTCGTACACCCACTACCCCAGCTAGTACCCTGTCTTATACACGCattaccccagccagtaccccctCTCGTACACCCACTTCCCCAGCCAGTACCCCCTCTCGTACACCcactaccccagccagtaccccctCTCGTACACCcactaccccagccagtaccccctCTCGCACACTCACTCCCTCAGTCAGTGCCCCCTCTCGCACACTCATTACCCCTGGCACTGCCCACACTCGCACACTCATTCGCTCAAGCAACCCCTTTCGCACACTCACTACCCCTGCCAGCCCCCCTTCTCGCACACTTTCCCGTTCAACTGACACACCCTCTCAGGCTCACACCAGCTCAACGACTACTACTCACAGTCTCCCTGCCAGCAGtacctctcactcactatccccTTCATACTCATTGAGCACACCTTACCACACACCTTCTCACTCATCATACACCCCCACTTCTACAGACTCTTCCACGCTCTTGGGGTCTCACCACTCCACATCGACCACTACTTCTGACACATCTGCTACTATCACATCATCTAGAGTGCAGGATTTAATTAAACAATTTGGTGGTCAAAGCTCAACCTGTTGA
- the LOC129838647 gene encoding mucin-2-like isoform X1, with translation MGIGCFTIGIFLWLPSEGSKCVHFEAMSLGFSEVHRPSTVSSVTEPICVLTTEWAWFWEDEYGKWVQYASIKEMHRLSSITSEDLEKRFQEDQSAVVKFTAGQQSYELSFRDMTQKNKRYGTVRMVRRRPVLVSTADSRTNRTCNSSQNFRDVPGFWDKSAIPDIGYKTVTLLSSDRDYQKVQRLFNNTMRGFQITSIERVQNRDLWEVFQWKRDLMKKNSGGKNSKELHLFHGTDPKNVDAICRDNFDWRLCGTNGTVYGEGSYFARDAKYSHCFISHSGVRSMFVCRVLVGDYTQGNSDLRRPPPKGEGSPTLYDSCVDNVLNPSIYVVFEKHQVYPEFLIKYDDGVMHLSSSAPAPPKTVSIQSTYIVQYPTSNRIQAAAAAATLSNSRVPSTSTLNPSQAATTFSNPTNSLPPSRLPKPAQTSLGFSQSAVIMKLAPSSQLVDTTLGQANWSYTPSFSKLPHKLITQASTTSRTPTTPPSTPSYTPTTPSYTLPTPASTPSYTRITPASTLSYTRVTPASTPPPKRITPASIPSRTRITPASTPSRTRITPASTPTTPASTPSRTPTTPASTLSYTRITPASTPSRTPTSPASTPSRTPTTPASTPSRTPTTPASTPSRTLTPSVSAPSRTLITPGTAHTRTLIRSSNPFRTLTTPASPPSRTLSRSTDTPSQAHTSSTTTTHSLPASSTSHSLSPSYSLSTPYHTPSHSSYTPTSTDSSTLLGSHHSTSTTTSDTSATITSSRVQDLIKQFGGQSSTC, from the exons ATGGGGATTGGTTGCTTTACCATTGGCATTTTCTTATGGCTTCCCAGCGAGGGATCCAAGTGTGTACATTTTGAAGCCATGAGCCTTGGATTCAGTGAAGTTCACCGTCCCTCCACAGTTTCATCTGTGACCGAGCCCATCTGCGTACTCACCACAGAGTGGGCGTGGTTCTGGGAGGACGAGTACGGCAAATGGGTCCAGTACGCATCCATT AAAGAGATGCACAGATTGTCATCCATCACCAGTGAAGACCTTGAGAAAAGGTTCCAGGAGGATCAAAGTGCTGTGGTGAAGTTCACTGCAGGCCAGCAGTCTTATGAGCTGAGTTTCAGAG ACATGACGCAAAAAAACAAAAGATACGGTACTGTAAGGATGGTCAGGCGTCGTCCTGTGCTTGTTTCAACTGCAGACAGCAG GACAAATAGAACATGCAACTCCTCTCAGAATTTCAGAGATGTTCCTGGATTTTGGGACAAGTCTGCCATACCTGACATTGGATATAAG ACAGTCACTCTTCTGAGTTCTGACAGGGACTATCAGAAGGTCCAGAGACTTTTCAACAACACCATGAGGGGCTTCCAAATCACCAGCATCGAGAGGGTCCAAAACAGGGACCTCTGGGAAGTCTTCCAGTG GAAAAGAGATTTGATGAAGAAAAACAGTGGAGGTAAAAACAGCAAGGAGCTACATCTCTTCCACGGAACGGACCCAAAAAACGTAGACGCCATTTGCAGAGATAACTTCGACTGGAGGCTGTGTGGAACAAATGGAACTGTGTATGGCGAAG GGAGTTACTTTGCCAGGGATGCCAAGTACTCACACTGCTTCATCAGCCACTCAGGAGTGAGGTCCATGTTTGTTTGTCGGGTGCTTGTTGGTGACTACACACAAGGGAACTCGGACCTCCGTCGCCCCCCTCCAAAAGGCGAGGGAAGCCCCACTCtctatgacagctgtgtggacaATGTCCTGAACCCATCCATATATGTGGTGTTTGAAAAGCACCAGGTGTACCCCGAGTTCCTCATCAAATACGATGATGGCGTCATGCACTTGTCCTCTTCGGCTCCAGCTCCTCCCAAAACTGTCTCTATCCAATCCACTTACATAGTCCAATACCCAACATCCAACCGGATTCAAGCAGCAGCAGCTGCTGCTACGCTGTCAAACTCTCGAGTTCCATCCACTTCCACTTTGAATCCATCTCAAGCAGCCACCACTTTCTCTAATCCAACCAATTCTCTTCCCCCTTCACGTCTCCCAAAACCCGCCCAAACCTCATTGGGATTCAGTCAATCTGCAGTCATCATGAAGCTAGCCCCAAGTTCTCAATTGGTGGATACCACCCTAGGCCAAGCTAATTGGTCTTACACTCCCTCATTCAGCAAACTCCCTCATAAACTTATTACCCAAGCCAGCACCACCTCTCGTACACCCACTACCCCACCCAGCACCCCCTCTTATACACCCACTACCCCCTCTTATACACTacctaccccagccagtaccccctCTTATACACGCATTACCCCAGCTAGTACCCTGTCTTATACACGCgttaccccagccagtaccccccCTCCTAAACGCATTACcccagccagtatcccctctcgTACACGCattaccccagccagtaccccctCTCGTACACGCATTACCCCAGCCAGTACACCcactaccccagccagtaccccctCTCGTACACCCACTACCCCAGCTAGTACCCTGTCTTATACACGCattaccccagccagtaccccctCTCGTACACCCACTTCCCCAGCCAGTACCCCCTCTCGTACACCcactaccccagccagtaccccctCTCGTACACCcactaccccagccagtaccccctCTCGCACACTCACTCCCTCAGTCAGTGCCCCCTCTCGCACACTCATTACCCCTGGCACTGCCCACACTCGCACACTCATTCGCTCAAGCAACCCCTTTCGCACACTCACTACCCCTGCCAGCCCCCCTTCTCGCACACTTTCCCGTTCAACTGACACACCCTCTCAGGCTCACACCAGCTCAACGACTACTACTCACAGTCTCCCTGCCAGCAGtacctctcactcactatccccTTCATACTCATTGAGCACACCTTACCACACACCTTCTCACTCATCATACACCCCCACTTCTACAGACTCTTCCACGCTCTTGGGGTCTCACCACTCCACATCGACCACTACTTCTGACACATCTGCTACTATCACATCATCTAGAGTGCAGGATTTAATTAAACAATTTGGTGGTCAAAGCTCAACCTGTTGA